CGAGATAGCAAGCTTGGTGATCTTCGTACTTGGAATCTTGGATCTTTAATGGATGATATAATCTATAATAATGTGTTACTTACCCCTGAAATGCGGAAAAGTACAAGTGGAATACATCAAACCTTTATCGGGTATGTGACTGGAACACACAATACTTTAACTTTCATAAGAAAGCCAGTTACTAGAAAAGTAATTCGAATTCCTGATTCCTCTCATATTCCAGCTTGTTATATCCCCGAATTTGTTCCATGTACCTTATTCCTTGCTGATGAAGAATCTGCAGGTGGAAATTTGGATGCATGAAGTTAAATTTCGAGTGTCAGCTAGGTACGTTCTGCCATTCCAATCACTAAGCAAGTTCCTCATTTTTCATTAGATATGTTTTTGGGACTGTTTACCCAACACACACTCCATGGGCCGTTAGATGAATATCTAGCGGCTAGGATTATAACCTACGTCCAGCGCTGGACGAGGTCTGTCCAACGCTTTTTAACCGCTGGACGGGGTCTTTTCCAGCGGCCAGGAAACTGATTGTTGGTTAATAGGTCCCTGGCATACGTACGACAGGGACCTGGACCCATGTTTTTGGGTGTACAGTAATAAACAAAATATGTTTTCAACTCTATGTCTTAGGTATGCTTTTATGCACATGTACCAGTACTACACTGCTAATTAATTGCTCTTGTGACATTGCTTCGATGTGGATTATTAGCTGCTTATCATACTCTTGTTAATTATATGGATCCTCTTACTAGGACTCTGGGATAGTATATCTTTGGCTTGTTTTTTCCTCTGAATCAGCCAGTTAGCTCAATAGGTTTAACGATATACTGAATAGGATACATTTTTTTCTGGcttctatttgattgtctacgTATTTTCACTGCTGAGGGATTTCTGATGCAACTATAATCATATATAGTCAGCAAGTACTGAAGTAGTGAAGTGTGCAtcacttaaaaaaatttcttttcgaATTTCAATTGATAGACTTGAAGGTAACTAGGAGTATAAATTGAGCAAGACGGCAGTTCCACATTCTAGTTCTGTATGAGGTAAAAAGGGTTACACATTACAAACCAGCTTAGAATATTTGCTGGTAACTGAAATAGCATTCATATAATTGCAACTTTTGAAGTAAGAACTACACTGACTCTATAGATTGAGCTACAACCAAATGTCTTATAACCAGCTAAATGCAATCGGACTAGCCACAATATGCTTCCCATCCGACCATTCAATCTGTCCAAAATTATTTGTATTCGATGGCATTGAACTGCCCATGAAAGTTACTGTATATGATTTCTTCTGGTTCACCTCTGTAAAGTTCAAAGTCGTTGGCTCAACTAATATTTGAACTGATTTGCTTGGAGAGCCTACTGAAACTTTGTATGTTGCTGGTGAATCCACATTAGTAAGTGTTCGAGTGTATTTAACTACAGCGGTCCCATCATCAGTAGCCACACTGTTACCTGTTTGTGCTGTGTCGAAAACAACAGAAAACGAAGGATAATTAAGATCAGTGACACTGTATTTTTTACTCAAATCACAAGTGAACTTTCTTCTTGCAAGTAGCTGGATTTGTGATTCCGTGTAATCCAAAGCACACAGAAAGCTCAAATAATCTTCGCTCTTCAGATCATATACCAATCCTGGATTCAAAGCTAATACAGGGTCTACATGCCCAGCACCATGATCAAACGGTGTAGATGACTTCCCTGTAGCAAGATCTTCAAGTTTCTTTCCATCCCTGTATTCAGTATAGGCTGTGGTCATGAGTGCTGAGCGTATAGCAGCTGGACTCCAGTCAGGGTGAGCGGCCTTGAGCAAAGCAGCAAGGCCGCTCACGTGTGGGCAGGACATAGATGTGCCTGAGATGATATTAAAGTCGACGTGCCTTTTGTCTTCGACCAATCCTGTTGGTCCAACTGAGCCTGCCCATCCGGCTAAGATATTGACTCCCGGTGCAATTATATCAGGCTTCAATATTTCTGATGTGATCGAGTTTGGCCCTCTGGAACTAAATGCAGCCACCACCGGAGAAGGCTGTATCCCAACCTTTGTTCCCTCGAAAAGAATTGTGATAGTAGGTTTAGGATCATTTAACAAGTAGCTTTTTATTGCATCTCCTGCCTTTTGAGTAACCGCTGTTGCTGGTAGTAGATGAGCATCAGCCACCAACTCATCTCCGTTTGTGTCCGTGTTTGCCAACACCATTCCCATTCCTCCAGCTGCTTTTACCACAGAACCCTTTTGGACTCTGGCATTCATTCCACGGTCACACAACACAATTTTTCCCTTTACTTTCTTCGGTATCAAAGTGTCTGTCATGCAAAGATTACCATTTGCTGCATCACTAGCGTTGGCAGCATAGACAAAAGGTAGATTACCTGGCAGCTGGTGACCATGGTAGAGTGACACCCCTGAGTAGTTTAGCCCGTTACCAAGACTAGCATATGCCGGAAAGTCACGGTCCAATGTACCAGCCCCCACAGTGGTAATCCAAGGAGCGACATTAGACAGACTATAAGAACTCGGTCCAGCATTACCAGCTGAGCA
This genomic window from Daucus carota subsp. sativus chromosome 7, DH1 v3.0, whole genome shotgun sequence contains:
- the LOC108196778 gene encoding subtilisin-like protease SBT1.7, with the translated sequence MVMFRSYINTLLLMCLCCALAAVSEKSKNEERKTYIVHMAKSQMPAGFDDHNHWYDSSLRSVSGAPEMLYTYDNVVHGFATRLTDAEAQSLETKPGILSVLPEMKYELHTTRTPKFLGLDQDQAFYPESDSVSDVVVGVFDTGVWPESKSFDDTGLGPIPRSWKGQCESGTNFSSANCNRKLIGARSFSKGYIAALGPIDELKESNSPRDDDGHGTHTASTAAGSIVPDANLFGYAYGTARGMAARARVAVYKVCWLGGCFSSDILKAMDSAVEDNVNIMSLSLGGGMSNYYHDSVAIGAFAATERGILVSCSAGNAGPSSYSLSNVAPWITTVGAGTLDRDFPAYASLGNGLNYSGVSLYHGHQLPGNLPFVYAANASDAANGNLCMTDTLIPKKVKGKIVLCDRGMNARVQKGSVVKAAGGMGMVLANTDTNGDELVADAHLLPATAVTQKAGDAIKSYLLNDPKPTITILFEGTKVGIQPSPVVAAFSSRGPNSITSEILKPDIIAPGVNILAGWAGSVGPTGLVEDKRHVDFNIISGTSMSCPHVSGLAALLKAAHPDWSPAAIRSALMTTAYTEYRDGKKLEDLATGKSSTPFDHGAGHVDPVLALNPGLVYDLKSEDYLSFLCALDYTESQIQLLARRKFTCDLSKKYSVTDLNYPSFSVVFDTAQTGNSVATDDGTAVVKYTRTLTNVDSPATYKVSVGSPSKSVQILVEPTTLNFTEVNQKKSYTVTFMGSSMPSNTNNFGQIEWSDGKHIVASPIAFSWL